The sequence GGAGCCGTCCACCACATGGAGGATGAGATCGGACTCGCCGACCTCCTCCATCGTGGAGCGGAACGCCTCGACGAGGTGGTGCGGCAGGTGCCGGACGAATCCGACGGTGTCGGCCAGGGTGTAGATCCGGCCGCTCGGAGTCTCGGCCCGGCGGACGGTCGGGTCCAGGGTGGCGAACAGGGCGTTCTCCACCAGGACACCGGCCCCGGTCAGCCGGTTGAGCAGCGAGGACTTGCCCGCGTTGGTGTATCCGGCGATGGCGACGGAGGGCACCTTGTTGCGCTTGCGCTCCTGCCGCTTGATCTCGCGGCCGGTCTTCATCTCCGCGATCTCCCGGCGCATCTTCGCCATCTTCTCGCGGATGCGCCGCCGGTCCGTCTCGATCTTGGTCTCACCGGGACCACGGGTGGCCATGCCGCCACCGCCGCTGGAACCGCCGCCGCCCATCTGCCGGGAGAGCGACTGACCCCAGCCGCGCAGCCTGGGCAGCATGTACTGCATCTGTGCGAGCGAGACCTGCGCCTTGCCCTCGCGGGACTTGGCGTGCTGGGCGAAGATGTCGAGGATCAGGGCGGTCCGGTCGACCACCTTGACCTTGACGACGTCTTCCAGGTGGATCAGCTGGCCGGGGCTCAGCTCACCGTCGCAGACGACGGTGTCGGCACCGGATTCGAGCACGATGTCCCGCAGCTCCAGTGCCTTGCCCGAACCGATGTAGGTCGCCGGGTCGGGCTTGTCGCGCCGCTGGTACACCGCGTCCAGTACCTGGGCGCCCGCCGTCTCGGCGAGCGCGGCGAGCTCCGCGAGGGAGATCTCCGCGTCGTGCACCGTCCCCGAGGTCCAGACGCCCACCAGCACCACGCGCTCCAGGCGCAGCTGGCGGTACTCGACCTCGGTGACGTCTTCGAGCTCGGTGGAGAGACCGGCCACGCGCCGCAGGGCGGCGCGCTCGGAGCGGTCGAGCTGTTCGCCGTCCCGGGCTCCGTCGATCGCGTGGCTCCAGGCGACGTCCTCTTCCATCAGGGCGTCGGCCCGGCGGGCCTCGGTGAGGCTCTCGGTGGTGTGCTCCGTGGCGCTCCGCGCGTCCTGCGCGTCCTGGGGAAGGGAAGAAGAGGAGGTCATTGGATCCTTACGTCGAGAGAAGTCGTTACGTCAGTCACAACGTGTGATCTTCCCGGAAGATTCCCTCAGGGGAACTCCGGTGCGCTCCGCCGTGCCGACGCGTCGATAGTGGCACGGCCCCGCTCGGCCCGTCACGCGGGTTTCGCGCTGCTCCAGTCCGGGTGTCCGGGCATCGGCGGGGTCTTCTTGCCGTACAGCCAGCCGTCGAGGAAGGCGGTGAGATCCCGGCCGGCGATCCCGGAGGCAAGGCGCGTGAAGTCCGCGGTGCTCGCCGTGGAGTCCCGGTGCGCCCGGACCCAGGTGCGCTCCAGCCGGTCGAAGGCCCTGGCGCCGATCTCCTGGCGCAGGGCGTAGAGCACCAGCGCGCCGCCGTCGTACACGACGGGGCGGAACAGACTGAGCTTCTGCCCCGGGGCCGGGCCGTGCGGGTGCGCCGGCGGGCCGCCGTCCGCGCGCCAGCCGTCGGACAGCTTGTACGCCTCACGCATCCGGCGTTCCAGGGTCGGGCCGCCCCTCTCCTCGGCGTACCGGGCCTCGTACCAGGTGGCGTGTCCCTCGTTGAGCCACAGATCGGACCAGCTCGCGGGCGAGACGCTGTTGCCGAACCACTGGTGGGCCAGCTCGTGGACCATGACCGAGTCGACGTACCACCGCGGGTAGGCCGGCTCGGTGAAGAAGGTCTTCCCGAACAGCGACAGCGTCTGGGTCTCCAGGGCGAACCCGATGGGGCTGTCGGCGACGAGCACCCCGTACGTCTCGAAGGGGTAGCGGCCGACCCGCTGCTCCATCCACTCCAGGTGGGCCGGGGTCCTCTCCAGCCAGGGCTCCAGCTTCTCGCGGTCGGCGGCCGGGACGACGTCGCGCACCGGCAGTCCGTGCGGTCCGGTGCGGTGCGCGACAGCGGAGCTGCCGATGGAGACCTGGGCCAGCTCGGTGGCCATGGGGTGCTCGGTGCGGTACGTCCAGGTGGTCGAGGAGCCGTGCCGGGCCTTCTTCACGGGCAGCCCGGCCGCGACCGCCGTCAGCCGGTGCGGGGCGGTGATCCGGAAGGTGAAGTACGCCTTGTCCGAGGGGTGGTCGTTGCTGGGGAAGACGCGGTGGGCCGCGTCGGCCTGGTTGGCCATGGCGAGCCCGTCGGCGGTCCGCACCCAGCCGCCGTCGTCACCGGATCCCCTCGGGTCGCTGGTGTGCCGGACGGTGATGTTCAGCGGTACGCCGGCGGGGAGGCGGCGGGGTGCCTGGAGGACGAGGTCCTCCCGCTCGCTGCCGAAGTCGACGCTCTGCCCGTTGACCTCGACATCCTGGACGGCGCCCCGGGCGAAGTCGAGATTGATCCGGTCCAGGGGTGCGGTGGTGCGAGCACGGATCGTGGTGACGGCGTCCAGGGGCTCGGTGTTGGAGCCGCGGTAGGTGAGGGCGATGTCGTACGCGAGGACGTCGTATCCGGGGTTGCCCAGCTCGGGGAAGAGCCGGTCGCCGATGCCGAGGGGCTCGGGGGCGGGCAGGGCGGCGGCGACGAGGGTGGCCGAGGCGGTCGCCAGCAGGGCGCAACGCAGGCGGCGGGTCAGGAGCGGCATGGACTACGGCTATCAGCGCGGGGCCGCCCGGCCGGGGAGCCGCGCGCCGCACCACCCGAACGAGGACGGGTGGTGCGGCGGCTCCCTCCGCGCGTACGGAACGGCCCGGCGGCCGCAGCGGTGCGGCTCAGCCCGTCGGGGCCGGGAGCCGGGCGCGGCTGACGTCGTAGACCCCGGCGACGTCGCGCATGGCCCGCATCAGGCGGGGGAGGCCGGCCGCGTCGGGGAGCTGGAGGGTGTAGGTGTGGCGGACCCGCTGCTCGCTGGGGGGTTCGACGGTGGCGGCGACGATCGCCGCGTCGGCGGTGGCGATGGCTTCAGTGAGGTCGGCGAGGAGCCGGGGTCGGCCGAACGATTCGGCGACCAGGGTGACCCGGCAGCCCGCGTCGGACTCCCGGTCCTCCCCGTCCGCCCAGCGGGCCCCGACCGGGGCGCGGCCGATCTCCCGCATCGCGGCGACGGCGGGGCACTCCCGGCGGTGCACGGTCACCGCGCCGCCCCGGACGACGAAGCCGGTCAGTTCGTCGGGGGGCACCGGCGTACAGCAGCCGGCCAGGCGCACCGGGGCGTCCGGGTCCTCGACGACGACGCCCGTGGCGCGGTGTCCGGACCGGCCGCGGGCCGGAGCCGCGGCCCCCGGAGCATGGCGTTCCGGGGAGGCGGCGGGCTCGTCCCGGGTGCCGGGCCCGGTCCCGCCGACGGTCTCCGGGGCGGGCTTCGCCTCGTCCGGGTGGTCGCTGAACCAGCCGGTGATCGCGATCCGGGCGGCGGGGGTGCGCGCGTGGTCGAGCCAGTCGGGCGAGGGGCCGGAGGCGGTGTCCTGGGCGAGCAGCGGCTGCACGGTGTCGCCGTCGCTGAGGACGGTGCTCAGGGTGGCGAGGCGGCCGTTGACCCGGGCCCCGATCGCGGTGTGGGCCCGGTCCCCGTACTGGGCGTAGGCGGCGTCGACGCAGCTGGCCCCGGCGGGCAGCCCGAGGGTGCCGCCGTCGGTGCGGAAGACGGTGATCTCGCGGTCCTGGGCGAGGTCGTCGCGCAGGGTCGTCCAGAAGGTGTCGGGGTCGGTGGCGGACTCCTGCCAGTCCAGCAGCCGGGAGAGCCAGCCGGGCCTGGTCGGGTCGGCACGCTCGTCGGACGGCTCGGCCTGCGGGGCCGCGGCGGGGTCCTGGGCGTACGGGTTGCCCAGCGCGACGACGCCCGCCTCGGCGACCTTGTGCATCCGGTGCGTACGGATGAGGACTTCGGCGACGGCCCCCTCGGGCCCGACGACGGCGGTGTGCAGCGACTGGTACAGGTTGAACTTGGGGGCGGCGACGAAGTCCTTGAACTCGGAGATCACCGGGGTGAAGCAGGTGTGCAGTTCACCGAGGACGGCGTAGCAGTCGGCGTCCTCGCCGACCAGGACGAGCAGTCGGCCGAAGTCGGTGCCGCGCAGTTCCCCGCGTTTCCTGCGGACCCGGTGCACCGAGACGAAGTGGCGCGGTCTGATGAGGACTTCAGCGCTGATGCCCGCCTCGCGCAAGGTCTGTGTCACCTGTCCGGCGATGGTTTCGAGGAGGTCGTCCGGGCCCTTCGCGGCGGCGATGAGGGCGCGGGTCCCGGCGTACTCCTCAGGGTGCAGGATCGCGAAGACCAGGTCCTCCAGCTCGGTCTTGAGCGCCTGTACGCCGAGCCGTTCGGCGAGCGGGATGAGGACGTCCCGGGTGACCTTGGCGATCCGGGCCTGCTTCTCGGGGCGCATCACACCGAGGGTGCGCATGTTGTGCAGCCGGTCCGCGAGCTTGATGGACATGACCCGGACGTCGTTGCCGGTGGCGACGAGCATCTTGCGGAAGGTCTCCGGTTCGGCGGCGGCGCCGTAGTCGACCTTCTCCAGTTTGGTGACGCCGTCGACGAGGAAGCAGACCTCGTCGCCGAACTGCTCCCGGACCTGATCGAGGGTCACTTCCGTGTCCTCGACGGTGTCGTGGAGCAGGGAGGCGGTGAGGGTGGTGGTCTCCGCGCCCAGCTCGGCGAGGATCAGCGTCACGGCCAGCGGATGCGTGATGTACGGCTCGCCGCTCTTGCGCATCTGCCCGCGGTGCGAGGACTCCGCGAGGACGTAGGCCCGGCGCAGGATGCTCAGATCGGCGTCGGGGTGGTGGGCCCGGTGCGCCTCGGCGACATGGCTGATGGCGTCGGGCAGCCGGTCGCGGGAGACCGGGCCGCGCAGCGCCACCCGGCCCAGTCTGCGCAGATCGATCCGGGGGCGGCTCCGCCTGCGAAGGGGGGCGCCCGGATCGGCGGCCTCTGCACTCATGGGCACCTCCGGCGACTCGACCGGCGGGGCGAGGGCTGGATGCGCCTCGGGGCCGGTGCTTGATGCTATCGAGCCCACCACGTGGCGCAGTCCCGCTCTCGCCCAGCGTGAAACGGATCACCCATTCGAGCGAAGCCCGGACCGATCACCGTTTCGAGCGAGCCCTGCTCCCGAGGGCTGTGAGCCGCTCCGGGGAAAGGGACGCGCCATTCCTCAGGCGGATTCGAGCCAGGCCGGGTCGATGACGCCTTCGGCGACGATCACGGCGGGGCCCGTCATCTCGACCGCGCCGTCCGGGTGCTCGGTGATGACGAGGGTGCCGCCGGGGAGATCCACCCGGTACGTGACGGGGAGCCCGGTCACGGCGGGGTCGGCGCCGTCGCGGCGGGCGGTGGCGACGGCGACCGCACAGGCCCCGGTGCCGCAGGAGCGGGTCTCGCCGGAGCCGCGCTCGTGGACGCGCATACCGACGTGGCGCGGGCCCCGGTCGACGACGAACTCGACGTTGACCCCTTCGGGGTAGACCGCCTCGGGAGTGAGGGGCGGGGCGGAGAACAGATCGCCCGCGTGGTCCAGGTCGTCGACGAACGCGACGGCGTGGGGGTTGCCCATGTTGACGTTGCGGGCGGGCCAGCTGCGGCCGCCGACGCTGACCGTGACGCTCGCCTCCGGCAGCCGGGCCTGTCCCATGGACACGGTGATGTCGCCGTTCTTGGCGAGGTGCACGCGCTTGGTGCCGCCCCGGGTGGCGACGGTCAGGTCGCCCTCCTCGACGAGGCCGGCCCGCTGGAGGTAGTGCGCGAAGACGCGCACGCCGTTGCCGCACATCTCGGCGATCGAGCCGTCCGCGTTGCGGTAGTCCATGAACCACTCGGCCGTCTCCGCCATGGACCGCGCCTCGGGGTGCGCGGCGGAGCGCACGACGTGCAGCAGTCCGTCGCCGCCGATACCGGCCCGGCGGTCGCAGAGCCGGGCCACGAGGGCGGCGGGCAGGGTGAGGGCGTTGTCCGGGTCCGGGACGATCACGAAGTCGTTCTCGGTGCCGTGGCCCTTGAGGAAGGCGATCTGCGAGGTGCTCACCTCCCCACTGTACGAGGCGGCGCCGGCCACCGGCTCCGGCGGACCCCCGCGGCGGGGACCGTCGCCCGCACGACCGGCTTCGCCGGCCGGGCGGGCCCGCCGGCCTCCGGCGCCCCGTCACGTGGGCCGGCCCGGGGAGCCGTCGCACCGGCCCCCGGCGGTCAGCGCAGCCGGGCCACGCGCCAGACCGCGAGGGCGACCAGGGCGAGGCCGGTCACGGCGTACAGCGCGATCACCCGCCAGTCGGGGCGGTCGCCCGAGCCCCGGGAGGGCAGTCCGGGCCAGGTGTGCCCGACGCGGCGGGCGGCCATCATGCCCCAGCCGGCCGCGCAGCAGCTGATCAGGAGCCCCAGCATGGCGACGATGGCACCGCCGTCACCGAACTCGAAGGCGAGCGGGAAGGCGAACATCAGCGAGCCGACCGCGGCCAGCACGACGATGGGGGCGAGCTGCCAGATCCGCAGCTTGCGGGTGGGCCGCAGCTCGACCTCGACCTCGGGGGCCACGTCCTGCTCGTCGGGCCCGTCGGGGCTCAGCCGTCCCGCGGTCTCCCGCGGTGACGGCACCTCGTGCTCTGTGTCGCGCTGCTCCGTGTCGCGAGGGCCGGCCTCCATCGCCACGCGCCCTCCCAACTCGGACTCCACTGGTGGATCGATGCTCGATGATGGCACGGTCCCGGGCGTCGCATTGACGGCCGGAGCTTCCCGATGCCATCACGTGATCAGGCTGTGACCGCTCGTTCGACCAACGTCAGTGCCCGGTGCGGGAGTTCCCCCCGGTCGTGGTCACCGCCACCGAGCCACACGACACGCGGGTCACGGCGGAACCACGAATCCTGGCGGCGGGCGAATCGCTTGGTGGCGCGCACGGTCTCGGCCCGCGCCTCGTCCTCGGTGCACTCCCCCGCGAGCGCCGTGAGGATCTGCTGGTAGCCGAGGGCCCGTGAGGCGGTGAGGCCCTCGCGCAGTCCGGACACCTCCAGGGCGCGGACCTCGTCCACGAGTCCGGCCTCCCACATCCGGTCGACGCGCCGGGCGATGCGCTCGTCCAGTTCGGGGCGTTCCACGTCGACGCCGATCTGGACGGCGTCGTAGACCGGCTCGTCACCGGGGAGGTTGGCGGTGAAGGGCTTGCCGGTGATCTCGATGACTTCGAGGGCGCGGACGATGCGGCGGCCGTTGCTCGCCAGGATGGAGCGGGCGGCCTGCGGGTCGGCGGCGGCGAGCCGTGCGTGCAGGGCCCCGGAGCCGCCCTCGGCCAGCTCCGCTTCGAGGCGGGCGCGCACCTCGGGGTCCGTACCGGGGAACTCCAGGGCGTCGACGGCGCCCTTCACGTACAGCCCGGAGCCGCCGACCAGGACGGGGGTGCGCCCCTCGGCGAGCAGCCGGTCGATCTCCCGGCGGGCCAGACGCTGGTACTCGGCGACGCTGGCGGCCTCGGTGACGTCCCAGATGTCCAGCAGGTGGTGCGGCACGCCGTCGCGCTCGGGCAGCGTCAGTTTCGCCGTGCCGATGTCCATGCCCCGGTAGAGCTGCATGGAGTCGGCGTTGATCACCTCGCCGCCGAGCCGCTGGGCGAGAAAGACCCCCAGATCCGATTTTCCGGCCGCTGTGGGGCCTACGACGGTGATGACACGGGGTGCGGGGCGGGGAGGGGTCACCCGGACAGTCTCCCAAAGGTCCGGGCCCTCCCGGACACACCCGGTGGCCGGTCGGACTGCCCGGCCCGGTCGGCCGCGCCGAGGATGTGGCGCGTCAACGCCATCGGAGGAGTAAAAACGGCAGGAACGGACAGGTGACGGACAATGGGGGCGGGAGATCGCTCCCGTGAAGACCGTCCTCCACACTGCACGGAAGGTGACCCAATGGGGCTCCTGGACAACCTGAAGGCCAAGCTGGGACCGGCCAAGGAGAAGGTCGGCGACCTCGCGCAGCAGCACGGGGGCAAGATCGAGCAGGGCCTGGACAAGGCCGCGCGCACGGTCGACCAGAAGACCAA is a genomic window of Streptomyces sp. YPW6 containing:
- the hflX gene encoding GTPase HflX, which produces MTSSSSLPQDAQDARSATEHTTESLTEARRADALMEEDVAWSHAIDGARDGEQLDRSERAALRRVAGLSTELEDVTEVEYRQLRLERVVLVGVWTSGTVHDAEISLAELAALAETAGAQVLDAVYQRRDKPDPATYIGSGKALELRDIVLESGADTVVCDGELSPGQLIHLEDVVKVKVVDRTALILDIFAQHAKSREGKAQVSLAQMQYMLPRLRGWGQSLSRQMGGGGSSGGGGMATRGPGETKIETDRRRIREKMAKMRREIAEMKTGREIKRQERKRNKVPSVAIAGYTNAGKSSLLNRLTGAGVLVENALFATLDPTVRRAETPSGRIYTLADTVGFVRHLPHHLVEAFRSTMEEVGESDLILHVVDGSHPVPEEQLAAVREVIRDVGAVNVREIVVVNKADAADPLVLQRLLRNEKHAIAVSARTGEGVEELLALIDSELPRPSVDIEVLVPYIQGALVSRVHAEGEVLSEEHTAEGTLLKAQVHEELAAELETFALAAH
- a CDS encoding M1 family metallopeptidase, which codes for MPLLTRRLRCALLATASATLVAAALPAPEPLGIGDRLFPELGNPGYDVLAYDIALTYRGSNTEPLDAVTTIRARTTAPLDRINLDFARGAVQDVEVNGQSVDFGSEREDLVLQAPRRLPAGVPLNITVRHTSDPRGSGDDGGWVRTADGLAMANQADAAHRVFPSNDHPSDKAYFTFRITAPHRLTAVAAGLPVKKARHGSSTTWTYRTEHPMATELAQVSIGSSAVAHRTGPHGLPVRDVVPAADREKLEPWLERTPAHLEWMEQRVGRYPFETYGVLVADSPIGFALETQTLSLFGKTFFTEPAYPRWYVDSVMVHELAHQWFGNSVSPASWSDLWLNEGHATWYEARYAEERGGPTLERRMREAYKLSDGWRADGGPPAHPHGPAPGQKLSLFRPVVYDGGALVLYALRQEIGARAFDRLERTWVRAHRDSTASTADFTRLASGIAGRDLTAFLDGWLYGKKTPPMPGHPDWSSAKPA
- a CDS encoding HD domain-containing protein encodes the protein MSAEAADPGAPLRRRSRPRIDLRRLGRVALRGPVSRDRLPDAISHVAEAHRAHHPDADLSILRRAYVLAESSHRGQMRKSGEPYITHPLAVTLILAELGAETTTLTASLLHDTVEDTEVTLDQVREQFGDEVCFLVDGVTKLEKVDYGAAAEPETFRKMLVATGNDVRVMSIKLADRLHNMRTLGVMRPEKQARIAKVTRDVLIPLAERLGVQALKTELEDLVFAILHPEEYAGTRALIAAAKGPDDLLETIAGQVTQTLREAGISAEVLIRPRHFVSVHRVRRKRGELRGTDFGRLLVLVGEDADCYAVLGELHTCFTPVISEFKDFVAAPKFNLYQSLHTAVVGPEGAVAEVLIRTHRMHKVAEAGVVALGNPYAQDPAAAPQAEPSDERADPTRPGWLSRLLDWQESATDPDTFWTTLRDDLAQDREITVFRTDGGTLGLPAGASCVDAAYAQYGDRAHTAIGARVNGRLATLSTVLSDGDTVQPLLAQDTASGPSPDWLDHARTPAARIAITGWFSDHPDEAKPAPETVGGTGPGTRDEPAASPERHAPGAAAPARGRSGHRATGVVVEDPDAPVRLAGCCTPVPPDELTGFVVRGGAVTVHRRECPAVAAMREIGRAPVGARWADGEDRESDAGCRVTLVAESFGRPRLLADLTEAIATADAAIVAATVEPPSEQRVRHTYTLQLPDAAGLPRLMRAMRDVAGVYDVSRARLPAPTG
- the dapF gene encoding diaminopimelate epimerase, which codes for MSTSQIAFLKGHGTENDFVIVPDPDNALTLPAALVARLCDRRAGIGGDGLLHVVRSAAHPEARSMAETAEWFMDYRNADGSIAEMCGNGVRVFAHYLQRAGLVEEGDLTVATRGGTKRVHLAKNGDITVSMGQARLPEASVTVSVGGRSWPARNVNMGNPHAVAFVDDLDHAGDLFSAPPLTPEAVYPEGVNVEFVVDRGPRHVGMRVHERGSGETRSCGTGACAVAVATARRDGADPAVTGLPVTYRVDLPGGTLVITEHPDGAVEMTGPAVIVAEGVIDPAWLESA
- the miaA gene encoding tRNA (adenosine(37)-N6)-dimethylallyltransferase MiaA, which produces MTPPRPAPRVITVVGPTAAGKSDLGVFLAQRLGGEVINADSMQLYRGMDIGTAKLTLPERDGVPHHLLDIWDVTEAASVAEYQRLARREIDRLLAEGRTPVLVGGSGLYVKGAVDALEFPGTDPEVRARLEAELAEGGSGALHARLAAADPQAARSILASNGRRIVRALEVIEITGKPFTANLPGDEPVYDAVQIGVDVERPELDERIARRVDRMWEAGLVDEVRALEVSGLREGLTASRALGYQQILTALAGECTEDEARAETVRATKRFARRQDSWFRRDPRVVWLGGGDHDRGELPHRALTLVERAVTA